Genomic DNA from Methanosarcina sp. MTP4:
TGGAGGTTAAAAGCGCCCGGCTATCCGGATGAAAAAAAGTGCAATGAAGACCTGGCTTCATTGCTTTTGTATTATGCTTCTCTTCTTCTTTTTCTTCTTCTTTTTGTCCTCTCCCCTTCTGGTTTTTCCTTCTTTTTCATCATCCGACGTTCCGCAAATGTCCATAAAAATACAATTATTTTTATTCAATAATCAACTGTCCAATAATAATTGACTTATGTTAATGGCAAATTCGTTGATTCTTAAACACAGCACAAACTGAATTTGTCACTATACTCATATTTTTTATATTGTAGAGCTGATATTTCCTAAATTCTACGACAGCATCCGCTACTTGTGCTGTCTGAAACTTTTGATATTTCTTAGTTAAAGAGCTTATACCCTCATTCAAAAATAGTATTTTTCACAACTCTTTCCCATCAACCTTATTAACTTCTCTTTGATTTCATCCAAGTTGGCGATTTGAATTTTAGCTTTTGATTTCTTTTTTACTTCCACTTCCGTAATCCCTTTCATCAGCATGAAAACCCATTTCAATGTCGGCTTTTGAGTTTGTTTCTTAACCTGGTTCGGTATTGATTCCCCTGTTTCTTTTAGTTTTTCTCTCAGCTTCCATTCTGCTACCGAGTAAACCATCAGAGTTAAAACCATGATCATTGACAATGCTTCAATTCTCTCAGGTTTCTTAAGATAAACTTCAGAAACCCTGAAACTTTTGTCCTTTATGAACCTGAATCCTTTTTCCACTTTACTCTGGTTTTTGTATTTTTCCAGCATCTCTTCAGCATCAAGATTCAAGTCACTGCTGCCGATTATAAATCTTCCATGATACTTCATTTCATGCAGTGCGAGTTCTTCATTCTTGATGGCCTTCGCATCTACAACATAATGGGTAACAAGCTTTTCACCTTTTTTTGGCCTTCCTCTCTTGCCTTTTTCCCTTTTTGATACCGTTGAGATATCCACTGTTTCCAGCAAACAGTAGGGGTTCTCTTTCTTCCATCTTTCCAGAGCTGCTCTTGCGTCTTCTTCACATGCAAAATCTATTTGTTTCAGCTCTTTCAGCTCTTTCTGAGCTTTCTTAAGTATCTTTTTGATTTTCTTTTCAAATGTAATGTCTTTTCTTTTATGCATCTCTTTGGAGTGAACAACTACCCATTTTTGTTCTATGCCACCATATTCAACCATAGTTTCGTAAAATAAGTAGCGTGGGTCTTCTCCCTGTTTAAACTCAAAATCAGAAGTCAGCAACTCTTTACAAAGATTCAGAGTTGAGGGAACACGGGTGATCCACTTCATGTCTTTTAATGCTTTGACATTATCTTCAGAATACAGAGAACTATCAGCTATGAAGTAAACGTCATCAAGGAAATCGATGTTTTCCTTAAGTCTTTTCATGGCTTCTACTATGGTTTCTTTGTCGGATGAGTTCCCAGAGTATGCTTGTGTAAATAATGGCATTCCATACTGGTTTGTAATCATCCCCATTGAAAAACGCTTCAAATCATATCTCTTATCTTTCGCGTGACCATAAGTGAGTTCAATGGCAGAGCTACCATCTTCAGGCTCATAGTCTCCATGAACGCTGAAATTGGTATCATCGCAATGAAGTTGTATGACTTTAAGGTTCACAACTTCCATCATACTCATGGAAAGTTTCATGAACAGTTGAGTAGGATCTGCTTCGTATATCTTATCAAGAGTTCGCCCTAAAACGTCATCAGTAAGATCTGACGCACTAACTCCAGGACCAAGTAACCTTTCAACTGGAAGATTTTCAAAATATTGAGAGTACAGGTAAAGTCGGCTGTCAGTGAATCCAAGGCAATTAAGAATCATTGCTTTTATCACTGTTGAATGAGCTAACTTATGCTGCCCAATTTTGGGAAGGACTTCATCGATAATACTTCCAATTTCAAGTTCATCGAAAATTCCACAAACTATACCGTGATGGTCCAAGGAGTTAGTAGTAATGTGCATAAAAATTCAAAAATTCAATAGCAAGTTACCTTATTTACAGTTTTCCAATAAAAATGTCTGAATAATAATCAGAGATGTGCGGAAAGTCGGATCATTCTTTTGCAGCAGCTTTTGCCGCCTCAGCCATAGCCCTTATATTCTCGAGCTTCGTTCCGGGGGGAATCCCGCAGCCTGGAGCGAGGATATTCACTCCCTTGGCAATGCATTCGAGAGCCTCTGCCCGGACGTCTTCTGGCTTTCCCAGGAAGAGGGTGTCCGGGGGGTTGATGTTGCCTATAATTGCAACCCTGTCCCCTACCAGTTCTTTTGCTTTTTGGATGTCTACCAGATGGTCAAGGCTGACACCTGCAACTCCTGTGTCTGCCATCATCCCCAGAAGAGGGGTTGAGTCCCCACAGATGTGGAGGATGGCCGGTTTGTCCAGGCTGTGGACAAGTTTGGAACAGGGAGGATAGGCTGCCTCCTGGTAGAAGTCACATCCCAGGAGCTCGCTGCCTGCCGAAGGATCGATGACTACGATCGAATCGGCTCCGGCTTCTTCAAGGGCACGCCCGTAACTTATCAGCAACACGGTTGTGAAGGAGAGCAGGTCCTTGAAGAAGTTTGGGTTGTCGAACATGTCCATTAACAGGGCTTCGACACCCCTTATCTGCCCGGCAAGGGTAAAGGGCCCGGTAATCCCGGCTATGATCGGGAGGCCTGGGTCCTCTTCTTTCACGAGCTTTATTGCCTCGAGCACCACGGGCATCCTTCCGGCCTTGGAGGGATCCGGGACTTCCAGGGAGTAGAGTTTCTCCGGATCACTGAGAACCGGATCTTTGATGGAAGGCTGGGAATCGGATTTTCCTCCGTGTATGGCAGAGCCCAGAGCTTCGGCTTCGACACAGAGATCGAAGGGAACCCTTACGCTTTCAATTCCTCCTAACCGGTTGGCGGCAAGGGCCAGTTTTGCCATCTTCTGTGCGCTGGAATGTGCTTCGGGCCAAGATGTCCCGGTTTCCTCCATCATCTCAACAGTTGCGGTTTGAAGAGGACAGGCTACAGAGACCCTGTCCACTTCTTCTCGCGCAAGGGCAGCAAGAAAACGTTCTTTATTGTTCATTACAATCCTTCATATACATTTTTTTAGCTATGTAGCTCTATGCTTCTCTTTTTGCTTGTCAGTTAGCTTTCTTTGCTGCTACGAGCTCTTTGACAGCTTTGATGGCTTCCGGGGCATTTTCGGCGTATGCATCCGCACCTATATCATTACAGTAGCGCTGGGATACGGGGCCTCCTCCAATCATGATTTTAGTGCTCGGGATTTCCCCCCTCGCAAGTTCGACCACTTCTTTCATTCCCATCATGCTTGTGGTCATGAGGGCAGACAGCCCGATAACATCTGCATTGTGCTCTTTTGCGGCCTCGATAAACTTTTCGGGGGCAATATCCTTTCCCAGGTGGTGGACCGTGAAACCTGCGGCTCCCAGCAAGCTGACTACCAGGTTGATCCCGATGTCATGGACGTCACCGAAAACCACGCCTGTGACCACATCTCCCGGTTTCTCCGCTGATTCTACGTTTACATGGGGCTGAAGGATCTCCACGGCCGAGTTCATGGCCCGAGCTGCAATCATAATGTGAGGGACAAACATTTCCCTCTTATCATATTTGTCGCTCACAATGCTCATTCCATGAGCACAGCCTTTCATGATCGCTTCATAGGCATCTACCTTTTCTTCGATCACTTTGTTTGCAAGTTCCACACAAAGATCCTGCTTGCCTTTGACCACAGCTTCTGCCAGGCTTTCAAAAATTTCCTCTTTAGAAGTCATATTACCACTCTGCCTTTTTAATGAACTTTTTCCCGGCCCTCGTGCTTGAAGTGAAATACAAGGGACGGTTTTGGGTCTGTTTGAGTTTATCGATTTTCCTTTTTCTTCGCATGCTTCGTCTGTTAGTCTGTTTGCCTGTTTGCATGCTTCTTTTTACTCTTTTTTTGTCAGGGTTTCACATTTTGTGGTGCAGATAGTGTGATGAGAACTATGGTGCAACGTTCTCATTGCAAAAGCTGTTTTTACGGCATTTAAACCATCCTAAGCCGCAATTATTCATAGCTTTTATATATGGTACTGGCTGGTGTCCACCTCCCATGACACATATATAATTTAATTTTGTAGTTGCTCCAAATCCCTCGAAGTATGGAAAAATAGCATTGTGCGAAGTGATATGAAAAAAATTGTGACTGGCCAGATTGATAAACTATAAATATGATGGATTAGGTTGAAACATTTATTGCAATGTCACTATAGGGAAACAAAAAGATTAAAGCTAATTTTTTGGGCTTTATTGAAAGCCATTCTGGCAGGTCTGACTAATCGTGATATAAAAGCTTGTTGGCAATAAATCCTCTAAAATAGCATTTTCAGGGAATTTTTGTTTCACTATCCTGCTAAATCCTCCTGATAGGGCGCAGGAGACCTATCATGACTTTATGTTTTTACCGTTTTTGGCGCTGAATGTTTTTTAAAACTTTCTCAGAATATTTTTTTGAATTAGTCATGTGGATTAAAGACAGTGTACTTTCTCTTTTTAGTAAAAAACTTTTAAAAATAGTATTTCTGGAGATTTATATATGCACTTGATGGAAAATAAATTAATAGTGATATATAGAATTAATTAATATAATGTTAACATTGAATACCTTCACCAAGTCCATCAACTTAATTTATGGGGGACAAAAATGGATTCCGACAATCTAAACCCTGGTCTTACCGACCAGACCGTAATGAAAAAAAATGTTCCTCTTGTACAACATTCAATTGAAAACAGTATAGAGCCCATTTTCTGGATTAATTCCGAAGGTCGTTTTATCTACGTCAACAAAGCAGCCAGTAGATATTACGGCTATTCCCGAGAAGAACTACTTGCAATGATGGTCTTCGATGTTGAAACTCAATTTTCAGAAGATAGTTGGGATAAAAATTGGGAAAAAGCCTGGAAAAGTCATAAAAAGGAAAAATTAGTAGTGTTTGAAGGCTATTACCGCAAAAAAGACGGTAGTGTTTTTCCTGCCGAGACAACGTTAAACTATATTGAGTTTGAGGGTGAAGAATATCTTTTCGCATTTATTAACGATATCACTGAGCGCAAAAAAGCCGAGGAGGCGCTTCAAAAATATGCGGAAGAAATGAGGCGTTCTCATGAAATGAAAATAATGATTGAGAACGTTATAAATAATAGTCCGGTAGTCATTTTTTTCTGGAGGGCTGAACACAACTGGCCTGTGGAATTCGTATCTAAAAATATTAATCAGTTTGGGTATGCAGCCGAGGATTTCACATCCGGAGAAGTTTTGTACGGCGACATAATTCACCCCTCCGACATCCTGAAAGTAAGGAATAAGTATACCGGGAGTCTGGAAGCCGGTTTGAAAAACTACATTCAGGAGTACAGGGTCTTGACGAAATCCGGCGAGGTACGCTGGGTTGAAGAAAGGACTTTTATCGAGTATGATGAAAATAATACGCTCACTTCCATTCAGGGTATTATCGTTGACATCACAGAGAATAAAAGGAGCAGTAAGTTCCTGCAAATTCAGTGCGACCTTGGAAATGTCCTTGCTTTCAACAATAATTTACAGGATACATATAAACAGGTACTCGAATTGGCTCTCCATATAAGCCCCTTCGATTCCGGCTGCCTTTATGTGTTCGATAAATCCACAGGTGTCCTGGATCTTGTAGCCTACAAGGGTTTGTCTCCCCAATACGTTGAAAATGATTCCCACTACAATGCGAATTCTGTCTTTGTCCGTTTGCTCATGTTAGGAAAACCCGTGTATAAGACCCATCCGGAAATCAGTTCCATGACGGCTGTTAAATTTCCCCCGGATGAAAAATTGCGTGCTACAGCCCTCATGCCAGTGAAATGCGGGGGAAAAATTATAGCTGTGCTCAAACTTATATCACACAGCAAGAATGACATTCCGGAAGCTTCTCGCAGTTCGCTTGAAACTATTGCTTCTCAGGTGGGGGTAGTTATTGAACGTGTAACGGATGAAGCAGAATTTAATAAGAAAAGTAACGACTTTCAAAATCTGTTTGATGTACTGGAAGATTTTCTTTTTATACTCAGCCCGGACGGATGTATTGTCCACTGCAACCCGGCATTTGTTAAACGCCTGGCTTATTCAAAGGAAGAGCTTCCGGGTATGAATATTCTTGAACTTTGTGCCCGTTCTCAGATGCTGGAGGCAGCCAGGGTCTTTTCTGACACTGCGGCTGGAAAAAGGTCTTTCAGCGATATTCCGTTTCTCGATAAAAATGGAATAGCAGTTCCGGTTGAGACCAGATCTGTTAAAGGGGAGTGGAATGGTTACGAGGCTATAATATGCCTTTCCCGGGAAATCCTTGACCGAGGTGAGCAAATTGGGATTTGATTTGTATTTGATTTGTAACCCTTCAGTACTTATTTTTGGAGCTACTCCGGACAACGATGCTCATTCTCATGGCAGGGAGTTCAAAATTCCGGAGCATGATAGCCCTATCACAGCGCAGGTGCAGCCCTGAGAAGGGTTGGGTGTGCAAAATCTCTTTTCCGGGCTTTGATTGATAAGCAGGCTTTTATAATATGAAGAAAAAAACCAAATTATTATTAATGAAATATTAATCTCTTTTTAACCTGTTTTTGTAATTATTTTGCAAAGTGGTGTTATTTATTTTTTTTAAAAGATGCATCTCATATTTATAATTTACTAAAATATCTCATTCCTGATTTTTAGTATCCTGGCTTTCAACGTATCGTTTTTGCCAGATTTCCACGGACTTGCCTGAAGTTAGTTAACTTTTATTATTTTATTTTTAAGTATCCGCAGTATTTGAATAGGATGGGTTTCTGATAATTTGGAAGCGTTTAAATTATTTTTTTCAGCATTTTAATTTGTAGCTCTTCGAAGAGCTTCACGGGTGGAATCCTCAGGGTGAAATCCCGGATAGTGTCCCACAATTTCTGGAAGGTCAAAAACCCCGAGAATTACAGGCTGGCAGATTCGCTCTCGATAAGGCCAATACGGTAAAACGACCAAAAAACGGTGAATTTAAAAAATCTATGAAATTTAACCCCTTGCTTGCAGAAAATTAGGGACACTGCCACCTCATTGGAGTGAAGTTGAAGAGTTCCGATGAAAAATTTCAATGGTGCGCAATAAACAAATCTGAATACATTAGCTAAGTTCTAAAGTCTGAATAAATTTGCTGAGTCCTGAAGTCTGGACAAATTAGATGAATTCTGGTCTTTTGAAGTGGACCAGCAGTTATACCCGGGTTTCCGGCTTTACAGGTGCATGTAAGTGCGGAAGTTTATGTGATTGCAGAAGGTGTGCTGAAATAACGTTGTGCTGAAATAACGTAAAACTGGCTAATAAGACGGCCAGCAATTTGTAAAAAAATTCGAGGTGTATGTATGAGCACAAAAGAAGAAATGAGTCATGGAGAAAGGGTCAAAGCAGCAATAGACCTCAAGGAGCCAGATAGAGTTCCGGCGTTTTGTACACTTAGCTGGGCAGTAAACTTAGCAGGTAATAACCTGAACTGCATCGGCAAAAAAGAAAAAGATGTCAGCATGCCCCAATTCCTCAACACACCGGCGATTCAGGCTGAAGCTCATTTCAAGGCAACTGAACTTTTTGATGCTGACTTTGTCTGGTGTTATTCGTCCAATCAACCTGTGGCAGTTGCCCTTGGATGTGAAACAAATCAGCCTTACTGGAGCACGACAGCGATTTCCAGAACGGCAATCGATAAAGTAGAAGACTGGAAAAACCTGGAGTTTCCGAACATTGAAAAAGACCCTACAACCTCTACGCAACTTGATACGATCAGGCTGGTGGAGAAGGGGCTGCATGAAAAAAGAGGAAATGATACTTTTATAGACGGGCTCACAAACGGACCTTTTACGATAGCAGGGC
This window encodes:
- a CDS encoding IS1634 family transposase — translated: MHITTNSLDHHGIVCGIFDELEIGSIIDEVLPKIGQHKLAHSTVIKAMILNCLGFTDSRLYLYSQYFENLPVERLLGPGVSASDLTDDVLGRTLDKIYEADPTQLFMKLSMSMMEVVNLKVIQLHCDDTNFSVHGDYEPEDGSSAIELTYGHAKDKRYDLKRFSMGMITNQYGMPLFTQAYSGNSSDKETIVEAMKRLKENIDFLDDVYFIADSSLYSEDNVKALKDMKWITRVPSTLNLCKELLTSDFEFKQGEDPRYLFYETMVEYGGIEQKWVVVHSKEMHKRKDITFEKKIKKILKKAQKELKELKQIDFACEEDARAALERWKKENPYCLLETVDISTVSKREKGKRGRPKKGEKLVTHYVVDAKAIKNEELALHEMKYHGRFIIGSSDLNLDAEEMLEKYKNQSKVEKGFRFIKDKSFRVSEVYLKKPERIEALSMIMVLTLMVYSVAEWKLREKLKETGESIPNQVKKQTQKPTLKWVFMLMKGITEVEVKKKSKAKIQIANLDEIKEKLIRLMGKSCEKYYF
- a CDS encoding MtaA/CmuA family methyltransferase, which codes for MNNKERFLAALAREEVDRVSVACPLQTATVEMMEETGTSWPEAHSSAQKMAKLALAANRLGGIESVRVPFDLCVEAEALGSAIHGGKSDSQPSIKDPVLSDPEKLYSLEVPDPSKAGRMPVVLEAIKLVKEEDPGLPIIAGITGPFTLAGQIRGVEALLMDMFDNPNFFKDLLSFTTVLLISYGRALEEAGADSIVVIDPSAGSELLGCDFYQEAAYPPCSKLVHSLDKPAILHICGDSTPLLGMMADTGVAGVSLDHLVDIQKAKELVGDRVAIIGNINPPDTLFLGKPEDVRAEALECIAKGVNILAPGCGIPPGTKLENIRAMAEAAKAAAKE
- a CDS encoding corrinoid protein encodes the protein MTSKEEIFESLAEAVVKGKQDLCVELANKVIEEKVDAYEAIMKGCAHGMSIVSDKYDKREMFVPHIMIAARAMNSAVEILQPHVNVESAEKPGDVVTGVVFGDVHDIGINLVVSLLGAAGFTVHHLGKDIAPEKFIEAAKEHNADVIGLSALMTTSMMGMKEVVELARGEIPSTKIMIGGGPVSQRYCNDIGADAYAENAPEAIKAVKELVAAKKAN
- a CDS encoding PAS domain S-box protein, whose amino-acid sequence is MDSDNLNPGLTDQTVMKKNVPLVQHSIENSIEPIFWINSEGRFIYVNKAASRYYGYSREELLAMMVFDVETQFSEDSWDKNWEKAWKSHKKEKLVVFEGYYRKKDGSVFPAETTLNYIEFEGEEYLFAFINDITERKKAEEALQKYAEEMRRSHEMKIMIENVINNSPVVIFFWRAEHNWPVEFVSKNINQFGYAAEDFTSGEVLYGDIIHPSDILKVRNKYTGSLEAGLKNYIQEYRVLTKSGEVRWVEERTFIEYDENNTLTSIQGIIVDITENKRSSKFLQIQCDLGNVLAFNNNLQDTYKQVLELALHISPFDSGCLYVFDKSTGVLDLVAYKGLSPQYVENDSHYNANSVFVRLLMLGKPVYKTHPEISSMTAVKFPPDEKLRATALMPVKCGGKIIAVLKLISHSKNDIPEASRSSLETIASQVGVVIERVTDEAEFNKKSNDFQNLFDVLEDFLFILSPDGCIVHCNPAFVKRLAYSKEELPGMNILELCARSQMLEAARVFSDTAAGKRSFSDIPFLDKNGIAVPVETRSVKGEWNGYEAIICLSREILDRGEQIGI